In Mustela nigripes isolate SB6536 chromosome 2, MUSNIG.SB6536, whole genome shotgun sequence, a single window of DNA contains:
- the LOC132009723 gene encoding olfactory receptor-like protein OLF4: MGPGNDSQISGLILLGLSNKPELQPLIFGLFLSMYLITVFGNLLIILVICSDSHLHNPMYFFLANLSFVDICFTSTTVPKMLMNIQTQNKEITYEGCVSQMFFFILFAGLDFFLLTVMSYDRFVAICHPLHYTVTMNPQVCGLLVLMCWIISILNSLSESLMVLRLSFCTAMKIPHFFCELNQMIQLACSNTFINNMMVFFAAVLLGVGSLAGVLYSYCKIISSVCGNSSTQGKYKAFSTCASHLSVVSLFYCTSLGVYLSSAAPQSSHASAVASVMYTVVTPMLNPFIYSLRNKDIKRALIRFSGMAMMKGTIVLG, translated from the coding sequence ATGGGACCAGGCAATGACTCTCAAATTTCAGGATTGATTCTTTTGGGATTATCAAATAAACCAGAACTGCAGCCTCTCATTTTTGGGCTTTTCTTATCCATGTACCTGATCACTGTGTTTGGAAACTTGCTCATCATTCTGGTCATCTGCTCTGACTCCCACCTCCACAaccccatgtatttcttccttgccAACCTGTCCTTTGTAGACATCTGTTTTACTTCCACCACTGTCCCCAAGATGCTGATGAACATCCAGACTCAGAACAAAGAGATAACTTATGAAGGCTGCGTAAGCCAGATGTTTTTTTTCATACTCTTTGCAGGATTAGATTTCTTCCTCCTGACTGTGATGTCCTATGACCGTTTTGTGGCCATCTGCCACCCCCTGCACTACACAGTCACCATGAACCCCCAGGTCTGTGGACTATTGGTTCTGATGTGCTGGATCATAAGCATTCTGAACTCCTTGTCAGAAAGCTTAATGGTGTTGCGGCTGTCCTTCTGTACAGCCATGAAAATTCCCCACTTTTTCTGTGAACTCAATCAGATGATCCAACTTGCCTGTTCtaatacatttattaataatatgaTGGTGTTTTTTGCAGCTGTGCTGCTGGGTGTTGGTTCCCTGGCTGGGGTCCTTTACTCTTATTGCAAGATAATTTCTTCCGTATGTGGAAATTCATCAACTCAGGGCAAGTATAAAGCATTTTCCACCTGTGCATCTCACCTCTCAGTTGTCTCCTTATTTTATTGTACAAGCCTAGGAGTGTACCTTAGCTCTGCTGCTCCCCAGAGCTCCCATGCAAGTGCAGTAGCCTCGGTGATGTACACTGTGGTCACACCCATGCTGAACCCTTTCATCTACAGCCTGAGGAACAAAGACATAAAGAGGGCTCTGATTAGATTCTCTGGGATGGCAATGATGAAAGGGACAATTGTCCTGGGCTGA
- the LOC132009724 gene encoding LOW QUALITY PROTEIN: olfactory receptor-like protein OLF4 (The sequence of the model RefSeq protein was modified relative to this genomic sequence to represent the inferred CDS: deleted 1 base in 1 codon) — protein sequence MELENDTQISEFLLLGFSEEQELQPFLFGLFLSMYLVIILGNLLIILAVSSDSHLYTPMYFFLANLSLVDICFTSTTVPKMLVNIQTQKKVITYESCIIQMYFFILFVGLDNFLLTVMAYDRFVAICHPLHYMVTMSPRLCGLLVLVSWIMSVLHSLLQTLMVLRLSFCTEVEIPHFFCELNQMIQLACSDTFLNDMVMYFATVLLVAAPLAGVLYSYSKIVSSICGISTTQGKYKAFSTCASHLSVVSLFYCTGLGVTLALLLPRAPTQVQWPQ from the exons ATGGAACTGGAGAATGATACacaaatttcagaatttcttcttctgggattttcaGAGGAACAAGAACTGCAACCCTTCCTCTTTGGTCTGTTTCTATCCATGTACCTGGTCATCATTCTTGGGAACCTGCTCATCATCCTGGCTGTCAGCTCAGACTCCCACCTCtacacccccatgtacttcttcctggccAATCTGTCCCTTGTAGACATCTGTTTCACCTCCACCACTGTCCCTAAGATGCTGGTGAATatacaaacacagaaaaaggTCATAACTTATGAAAGTTGTATCATACAGATGTACTTTTTCATACTTTTTGTAGGTTTGGACAACTTCCTCCTGACTGTGATGGCTTACGACCGCTTTGTGGCCATCTGTCACCCCCTACATTACATGGTCACCATGAGCCCCCGGCTCTGTGGACTATTGGTTTTAGTGTCCTGGATCATGAGTGTTCTGCATTCACTGTTACAAACCCTAATGGTGTTGAGGCTGTCCTTCTGTACAGAGGTAGAAATCCCCCACTTTTTCTGTGAACTCAATCAGATGATCCAACTTGCTTGTTCTGATACCTTTCTTAATGACATGGTGATGTATTTTGCAACTGTGCTGCTGGTTGCTGCTCCCCTGGCTGGGGTCCTTTACTCATACTCTAAGATAGTTTCCTCCATATGTGGGATCTCAACAACTCAGGGGAAGTACAAAGCATTTTCCACCTGTGCATCTCACCTCTCCGTTGTCTCCTTATTTTACTGTACAGGCCTAGGAGTG ACCTTAGCTCTGCTGCTCCCCAGAGCTCCCACTCAAGTGCAATGGCCTCAGTGA